Proteins from a single region of Phycisphaeraceae bacterium D3-23:
- a CDS encoding ATP-binding protein: MLVLNVIQGPDKGMRLTLPDDEPQMIGRSSESIVLSDQTISRRHAELTPEGDGTWYIRDLQSANGTFINGVRATPERRKLRLGDQIRTGNTLLIYGENVRNPLANRLKLAPADEIDVAFERTIDANDESMIMSSPEPSQAAQFQLQIVYELVALIGSVTDTQELLDKVMDVVFEYFSADRGFVLLCEHPLDEPDPVVLRFREDEDTLPDPNRPATISRTIVHYVLERGVAVLSSNAMSDTRFTSGDSVQAYGIRSAMCVPIKHKEHYYGVIHLDSQIANYTFTEDQLSLLTAIGVQTGLALDNARLLEGRVQEERLAAMGQTIASLSHSIKNILQGMRGGSDLVDLGMRKKNPDAVKQGWRIVQRNQEKIFALTLNMLQYSKQRQPELEMAHLTPMFEDLVELVQARFDAKQVALIVDIEPGLPPVPVEVSGMHQAVLNLLHNALDACESERGAVTLACRYDGEENEVKLSVADNGVGMNRAQRQHLFKPFVSTKGYGGTGLGLVVTKKIVEEHGGWVEVQSKVKKGTTITIHLPTEMQGESEDTISSHGTQVPTPWRL; encoded by the coding sequence TTGCTCGTACTGAATGTCATCCAGGGGCCGGACAAGGGGATGCGGCTGACGCTGCCCGATGATGAGCCGCAGATGATCGGGCGCTCGTCCGAGTCGATCGTGCTCAGCGACCAGACGATCTCCCGGCGGCACGCGGAGCTCACGCCCGAGGGCGACGGGACGTGGTACATCCGCGACCTGCAGTCCGCCAACGGCACGTTCATCAACGGCGTGCGCGCCACGCCCGAACGCCGAAAGCTCCGGCTGGGCGACCAGATCCGCACGGGCAACACGCTGCTGATCTACGGCGAAAACGTACGAAACCCCCTGGCCAACCGATTGAAGCTCGCCCCGGCCGACGAGATCGACGTCGCGTTCGAGCGGACGATCGATGCGAACGACGAGTCGATGATCATGTCGTCGCCCGAGCCGTCGCAGGCGGCGCAGTTCCAGTTGCAGATCGTCTACGAGCTTGTCGCGCTGATCGGGTCGGTGACGGACACGCAGGAGCTGTTGGACAAGGTGATGGATGTCGTGTTCGAGTATTTCTCGGCCGACCGCGGGTTTGTGTTGTTGTGCGAGCACCCGCTCGATGAGCCCGACCCGGTGGTGCTGCGTTTCCGTGAGGATGAGGACACGCTGCCGGACCCGAATCGGCCGGCGACGATCAGCCGAACGATCGTGCATTATGTTCTGGAGCGCGGGGTCGCGGTGCTGTCGAGCAACGCGATGAGCGACACACGCTTTACCTCGGGCGACTCGGTGCAGGCGTACGGCATCCGGTCGGCGATGTGCGTGCCCATCAAGCACAAAGAGCACTACTACGGCGTGATCCACCTCGACTCGCAGATCGCGAACTACACGTTCACCGAGGACCAGCTGTCGCTGCTCACCGCGATCGGTGTGCAGACGGGGCTCGCGCTCGACAACGCCCGGCTGCTTGAGGGCCGGGTGCAGGAAGAACGCCTCGCCGCGATGGGGCAGACGATCGCGTCGCTGAGCCATTCGATCAAGAACATCCTCCAGGGGATGCGGGGCGGGTCGGACCTGGTCGACCTCGGGATGCGCAAGAAGAACCCCGACGCGGTGAAGCAGGGCTGGCGGATCGTGCAGCGCAACCAGGAGAAGATCTTTGCGTTGACGCTGAACATGCTGCAGTACAGCAAGCAGCGCCAGCCCGAGCTGGAGATGGCGCACCTGACGCCGATGTTCGAGGACCTGGTGGAGTTGGTGCAGGCGCGTTTTGATGCGAAGCAGGTCGCGTTGATCGTGGACATCGAGCCGGGCCTGCCGCCCGTGCCGGTGGAGGTATCGGGGATGCACCAGGCGGTGTTGAATCTGCTGCACAACGCGCTGGATGCGTGCGAGTCGGAGCGGGGGGCGGTGACGCTGGCTTGCCGATACGACGGCGAGGAGAACGAGGTCAAGCTGAGCGTCGCGGACAACGGGGTGGGGATGAACCGGGCGCAGCGTCAGCACCTGTTCAAGCCGTTTGTGTCGACCAAAGGCTACGGCGGGACGGGGCTCGGGCTGGTGGTGACCAAAAAAATCGTCGAGGAGCACGGCGGCTGGGTCGAGGTGCAGTCGAAGGTGAAGAAGGGGACGACGATCACGATCCACCTGCCCACGGAGATGCAGGGCGAGTCGGAGGACACGATCTCGTCGCACGGGACGCAGGTGCCGACGCCCTGGCGGCTGTAG
- the argH gene encoding argininosuccinate lyase: MSTAHKPWEHAKGSGSEQDPLAARFVASLDYDKRLYTHDIRGSKAHAAMLCKVGLITDDDLAQINAGLDEIEKEIAEQGDAWPGWKVELEDVHMCIEAALIEKAGDAGRKLHTGRSRNDQVALDLMLWVDDAEDEILDRIDALSESFVTIAERFGHIVMPSYTHLQRAQPIVLGGEIMAWLSSLERAASRLHALVVHGGNSTCPLGSGAIAGSSLPLDREFTADQFTTAGPPSENSIDATASRDAALDFTYALTMTSMWLSRWAEQWIIYATTEFGFITIADTYTTGSSMMPQKQNPDMLELIRGKTGQVYGSLMALLTMCKGLTVGYNRDLQEDKRHLFAAYDAVCDCLDMAAGIVKTVTFNEDRIKQGLDHGYLDATSLAEYLVTKGVPFRTSHQVVGRLVGLCNETGRYKLEQLKIDEMNAVCAEYNSADAVGDDVFDWLGPENVVKRYQSAGNAGVSGFEQQLAAWKERLKG; encoded by the coding sequence ATGAGCACTGCACACAAGCCCTGGGAACACGCGAAGGGGTCGGGGTCCGAGCAAGACCCGTTGGCCGCGCGGTTCGTCGCGTCGCTGGACTACGACAAACGCCTCTACACCCACGACATCCGCGGGTCCAAGGCCCACGCCGCGATGCTCTGCAAGGTCGGGCTCATCACGGATGACGACCTTGCGCAGATCAACGCCGGGCTTGACGAGATTGAGAAAGAGATCGCCGAGCAGGGCGACGCCTGGCCCGGCTGGAAGGTCGAACTCGAAGACGTCCACATGTGCATCGAAGCCGCACTCATCGAGAAGGCGGGGGACGCGGGAAGGAAGCTGCATACCGGGCGCAGTCGGAACGATCAGGTGGCGCTGGATTTGATGCTGTGGGTTGACGACGCCGAAGACGAGATACTCGATCGGATCGACGCCTTATCAGAGTCTTTCGTAACCATCGCAGAAAGATTTGGGCATATTGTGATGCCCTCCTATACGCACTTGCAACGGGCACAACCGATCGTACTCGGTGGGGAGATCATGGCTTGGCTGTCTTCACTAGAACGTGCGGCATCACGGCTTCATGCATTAGTTGTACATGGCGGAAACAGCACTTGCCCACTCGGGAGTGGTGCGATCGCTGGCAGCAGTCTCCCGCTTGATCGTGAATTCACCGCCGACCAGTTTACGACTGCCGGGCCTCCCTCCGAGAATTCGATCGACGCCACCGCCTCGCGCGACGCGGCCCTCGACTTCACCTACGCCCTCACCATGACCTCCATGTGGCTCTCACGCTGGGCGGAGCAGTGGATCATCTACGCGACGACGGAGTTTGGGTTCATCACGATCGCCGACACCTACACGACCGGGTCGTCGATGATGCCCCAGAAGCAGAACCCGGACATGCTCGAACTCATCCGCGGGAAGACCGGCCAGGTCTACGGCTCGCTCATGGCCCTGCTCACCATGTGCAAAGGACTCACCGTCGGCTACAACCGCGACCTGCAGGAAGACAAGCGCCACCTCTTCGCCGCCTACGACGCGGTGTGCGACTGCCTCGATATGGCGGCGGGCATCGTCAAGACCGTCACCTTCAACGAGGACCGCATCAAGCAGGGCCTCGACCACGGCTACCTCGACGCGACCTCGCTGGCCGAGTACTTGGTGACCAAGGGCGTGCCGTTCCGCACGTCGCACCAGGTCGTGGGGCGCTTGGTCGGGCTGTGCAACGAGACAGGCCGGTACAAGCTCGAACAGCTCAAGATCGACGAGATGAACGCGGTGTGCGCCGAGTACAACAGCGCCGACGCGGTCGGCGATGACGTGTTTGACTGGCTGGGCCCGGAGAACGTGGTGAAGCGTTACCAGTCGGCCGGCAACGCGGGGGTGAGCGGGTTCGAGCAACAGCTCGCGGCGTGGAAGGAGCGGTTGAAAGGGTAG
- a CDS encoding response regulator, whose product MSDAHDNPPAHRAERQAGRPKPSNTPRHRRLLLVDRDPSLRTALERCADPNTTVLYADTLAKARDVISAQRAIDVAVIDPDLADGSGLELVNELATSKHATQAVVVSASPAFDLAQKAMRLGATDYLVKHDGAQGLIDGALLADRVRAALDRQQALRDQARQIRKLKKLCKQLDAARAEVSDQVDVLCNDLVTAYQELAVQMQDAVANSGFTAVLGEELDLEVVLRKTLEYLVSQAGPCNAAIFLPATMDEYSLGGYVNYDCSGESADMLLEHLGDVLAPRIGECVEVVEITDNAALQKLLGDDWHYLADCGLITFACFADDEPLAVVALFRDSGQPFPLGLVETCRSVADVMGESLAKIIRVHHRAGFEDDEVYGEACDDETLDADTFLPLDEWNGANDKPGLFESEDEDAFEDDDLPF is encoded by the coding sequence GTGAGCGACGCCCACGACAACCCGCCAGCCCACCGCGCGGAGCGCCAGGCCGGCCGACCCAAGCCCAGCAACACCCCGCGCCACCGCCGGCTGCTGCTGGTCGACCGCGACCCGTCCCTGCGCACCGCGCTCGAACGCTGCGCCGACCCCAACACCACAGTCCTCTACGCCGATACCCTCGCCAAGGCCCGCGACGTGATCAGCGCCCAACGCGCGATCGACGTCGCCGTCATCGACCCCGACCTCGCGGATGGCAGCGGGCTCGAACTCGTCAACGAGCTGGCGACCTCCAAGCACGCGACCCAGGCCGTCGTTGTATCCGCCAGCCCCGCCTTCGACCTCGCGCAGAAGGCGATGCGTCTTGGCGCGACGGACTACCTCGTGAAGCACGACGGGGCGCAGGGGCTCATCGACGGCGCGCTGCTCGCCGACCGTGTCCGCGCGGCGCTCGACCGCCAGCAGGCGCTGCGCGACCAGGCCCGACAGATCCGCAAGCTCAAGAAGCTGTGCAAGCAGCTCGACGCCGCACGGGCCGAGGTCAGCGACCAGGTCGATGTTTTGTGCAACGACCTCGTGACCGCGTACCAGGAACTCGCGGTGCAGATGCAGGACGCCGTCGCCAACAGCGGGTTCACCGCCGTGCTCGGCGAAGAGCTCGACCTCGAAGTCGTGCTGCGCAAGACGCTCGAATACCTCGTCTCACAGGCCGGGCCCTGCAACGCGGCGATCTTCCTGCCCGCGACGATGGACGAGTATTCGCTGGGCGGGTATGTGAACTACGACTGCTCGGGCGAGTCGGCCGACATGCTGCTCGAACACCTGGGCGATGTACTCGCGCCGCGTATCGGCGAGTGTGTGGAGGTCGTCGAGATCACCGACAACGCCGCGCTGCAAAAGCTGCTGGGCGACGACTGGCACTACCTCGCCGACTGTGGGTTGATTACGTTCGCGTGTTTCGCCGACGACGAGCCGCTCGCGGTGGTCGCGCTGTTCCGCGATTCGGGCCAGCCCTTCCCCTTGGGGCTCGTCGAGACCTGCCGATCGGTCGCGGACGTCATGGGCGAGTCGCTCGCGAAGATCATCCGCGTCCACCACCGCGCCGGGTTTGAAGACGACGAGGTCTACGGCGAGGCCTGCGACGACGAAACGCTTGACGCCGACACCTTCCTACCGCTCGACGAGTGGAACGGCGCAAACGACAAGCCGGGCCTGTTTGAGTCGGAAGACGAGGACGCGTTTGAGGATGATGATCTGCCGTTTTGA
- a CDS encoding HDOD domain-containing protein, with translation MVSAELSKPRRIELILRQIDSLPTLPAVATRLLQLTASDESHLSEVVEMIAADPALTAKVLSLCKSADKGVRDVLTIDRAVKLLGFHAIRNAVLSLKVFEVYGPKPTEPPALPLLEGRNAEADPEPTPPEPFDRAGFWSHSLAVAIIAELIAKLHPGDPELVPEEAFVCGLLHDVGKLALDLALPRSYMRVIEVAKLRQGNIAEAERRIIGLDHHTAGKRLAEQWGMPHLLQDCIWLHGSAYEALPDLPHKRMIGLIALADTIVRRQLIGYSGNHSFKRDPAMMTAQLGLDPALVADATDRLYGELEERGTMLGLHDMPSHELLMQSVQKANQALGRLNEQLEKRGRQVASQQRVMEEIHTFHANADMGRTVQDVLDDVLVSARRLLGEGFYAVLYPSQDADGKPEWLIGQCPEPGAAARFEVVDPPPHAPDLTTLDASQPMGMTLAGLLPWLADALLGAEDVRQIQLFPLASGWGTAGILLHDQTNLPAWVLMQPLADTWGATIASAAQYEGARHLSEQLTETHAALADAQDRLLRQESMARLGEMASGAAHEMNNPLAVISGRSQLLSMSLPSASKEQQSAQLIFQEAHRLSDLITGLHMFADPPRADCKPIDMLALLDEVVRKVKLSRSKRERGAEIYLSIKHELPIVNCDAPLVGRILTELIVNALQSNPRSAVNVSAQVEHDTESLVIQVIDDGDGMDERTASHAFDPFFSAKPAGRQIGMGLPRAQQLAIAHGGRIDLHSTPDLGTTASVTLPIRGNG, from the coding sequence ATGGTTTCCGCCGAGCTGTCCAAGCCGCGACGCATCGAACTCATCCTCCGGCAGATCGACTCGCTCCCGACACTGCCCGCGGTGGCGACGCGCCTGTTGCAGCTCACCGCGAGCGACGAGTCGCACCTCAGCGAAGTCGTCGAGATGATCGCCGCCGACCCGGCCCTGACCGCGAAAGTCCTATCGCTGTGCAAGAGCGCCGACAAGGGTGTGCGCGATGTGCTCACGATCGACCGGGCCGTCAAGCTGCTGGGCTTCCACGCCATCCGGAACGCCGTGCTCTCGCTCAAGGTCTTCGAGGTCTACGGCCCAAAGCCGACCGAGCCGCCCGCTTTACCCCTGCTAGAAGGTCGAAACGCCGAGGCCGACCCCGAGCCCACGCCGCCCGAGCCGTTCGACCGGGCCGGGTTCTGGTCCCACTCTTTGGCCGTGGCGATCATCGCGGAGCTGATCGCGAAGCTGCACCCGGGCGACCCGGAACTGGTGCCCGAGGAGGCGTTTGTCTGCGGGCTTTTGCACGATGTCGGCAAGCTCGCGCTCGACCTCGCCCTGCCGCGCAGCTACATGCGCGTCATCGAGGTCGCCAAGCTGCGCCAGGGCAACATCGCCGAGGCCGAGCGCCGCATCATCGGGCTCGACCACCACACCGCCGGCAAACGGCTGGCCGAGCAGTGGGGCATGCCGCACCTCTTGCAGGACTGTATCTGGCTGCACGGAAGCGCGTACGAGGCGCTGCCTGACCTCCCGCACAAGCGCATGATCGGGCTCATCGCGCTGGCCGACACGATCGTCCGCCGACAGCTCATCGGGTACTCCGGCAACCACAGCTTCAAACGCGACCCCGCGATGATGACCGCGCAGCTCGGGCTCGACCCCGCGCTCGTCGCCGACGCCACCGACCGGCTCTACGGCGAGCTCGAAGAACGCGGCACGATGCTCGGGCTCCACGATATGCCGTCGCACGAGCTCTTGATGCAGTCGGTGCAGAAGGCGAACCAGGCGCTGGGCCGGCTCAACGAGCAGCTCGAGAAGCGCGGCCGACAAGTCGCCTCACAGCAGCGCGTGATGGAAGAGATCCACACGTTCCACGCCAACGCCGACATGGGCCGCACCGTACAGGACGTGCTCGACGATGTCTTGGTCTCTGCCCGTCGTCTGCTGGGCGAGGGGTTCTACGCCGTGCTCTACCCCAGCCAGGACGCCGACGGCAAGCCCGAGTGGCTGATCGGGCAGTGCCCCGAGCCCGGCGCGGCCGCGCGCTTTGAGGTGGTCGATCCGCCGCCGCACGCGCCGGACCTGACGACGCTCGACGCCTCGCAGCCGATGGGCATGACGCTCGCCGGGCTCTTGCCCTGGCTCGCCGACGCGCTGCTCGGGGCCGAGGATGTCCGTCAGATCCAGCTCTTCCCGCTCGCCAGCGGCTGGGGCACGGCCGGGATCCTGCTGCACGACCAAACCAACCTGCCCGCGTGGGTGTTGATGCAGCCGCTCGCCGATACGTGGGGCGCGACGATCGCCTCGGCCGCGCAGTACGAAGGCGCACGCCACCTCAGCGAGCAACTCACCGAGACTCATGCCGCCCTGGCCGACGCGCAGGACCGGCTGCTCCGCCAGGAATCCATGGCCCGGCTGGGCGAGATGGCGTCCGGCGCGGCGCACGAGATGAACAACCCGCTCGCGGTGATCTCCGGCCGATCGCAGCTCCTCTCCATGTCGCTGCCCAGCGCCAGCAAAGAGCAGCAGTCCGCGCAGCTCATCTTCCAGGAAGCGCACCGGCTGAGCGACCTGATTACCGGGCTGCACATGTTCGCCGACCCGCCGCGCGCCGATTGCAAGCCGATCGATATGCTCGCGCTGCTCGACGAGGTCGTGCGCAAGGTCAAGCTAAGCCGATCCAAACGCGAACGCGGCGCAGAGATCTACCTCTCGATCAAGCACGAGCTGCCGATCGTCAACTGCGACGCCCCGCTCGTCGGCCGCATCCTCACCGAGCTGATCGTCAACGCGCTGCAGTCCAACCCGCGCTCGGCGGTGAACGTCTCGGCGCAGGTCGAGCACGACACCGAGTCGCTCGTGATCCAGGTCATCGACGACGGCGACGGGATGGACGAACGCACCGCGAGCCACGCGTTTGACCCCTTCTTCAGCGCTAAGCCCGCGGGCCGACAGATCGGCATGGGGCTCCCCCGCGCCCAGCAGCTCGCCATCGCGCACGGCGGACGCATCGACCTGCACTCGACCCCCGACCTGGGCACGACCGCCAGCGTCACCCTCCCGATCCGCGGGAACGGTTGA
- a CDS encoding response regulator, with amino-acid sequence MSATNGSNGSNGTSQSGKNGKADLFDKQIFTTGEAAEVCKVSQQTIIRCFDKGRLKGFRVPGSRFRRIPREELIRFMKHNDIPVDDFAQGRKKVLVVDDDPRIVELLEDVLSRDDRFEVRTASTGYDAGVQSAEFKPDLMVLDYMLPDVNGNVVCKTVRENKDLQSMRVVIVSGVVEQSEVDGLLEAGADAFIKKPFDIQKLMSQINSLLEV; translated from the coding sequence ATGAGTGCCACCAACGGCAGCAACGGCAGCAACGGTACCTCGCAGTCGGGCAAGAACGGCAAGGCCGATCTGTTCGACAAGCAGATTTTTACCACGGGGGAAGCCGCCGAGGTCTGCAAGGTCTCGCAGCAGACGATCATCCGCTGCTTCGACAAGGGCCGGCTCAAGGGCTTCCGTGTCCCGGGCTCGCGTTTCCGACGCATCCCGCGCGAAGAGCTCATCCGCTTCATGAAGCACAACGACATCCCAGTCGACGACTTCGCGCAGGGGCGCAAGAAGGTCCTCGTCGTCGACGACGACCCGCGCATCGTTGAGTTGCTTGAGGATGTGCTGTCGCGCGACGACCGCTTCGAGGTCCGCACCGCGAGCACGGGCTACGACGCCGGTGTGCAGTCCGCCGAGTTCAAGCCCGACCTGATGGTGCTCGACTACATGCTCCCGGATGTCAATGGCAACGTCGTGTGCAAGACCGTGCGCGAGAACAAAGACCTGCAGTCGATGCGCGTCGTGATTGTCTCGGGCGTGGTCGAGCAGAGCGAGGTCGACGGGCTGCTCGAAGCCGGCGCCGACGCGTTTATCAAAAAACCGTTCGACATCCAGAAGCTGATGTCGCAGATCAACTCCCTTTTGGAAGTTTGA
- a CDS encoding MoxR family ATPase: MSESPPQQEPAPADLATFDAIGGAMDQLRDALGTVIVGQTDAVDLLLCALLCRGHVLVVGVPGLAKTLLVRTLAQAVGLDFSRIQFTPDMMPSDILGTELIQEDEQGERHLRFVKGPVFAQLILADEINRTPPKTQSALLEAMAEHQVTCAGKTMRLDEPFVVVATQNPIEQEGTYPLPEAQLDRFMFALDVGYPTLDEEKTIVAQTPRIADASAKVEPVLDRAALLRFADAVWRMPASGHVVDYAVRLARATRPDDGEAPEAVRQYVGWGAGPRAGQALIHGAKALAAMAGEPTPSVLHVKRIAGAVLRHRVLTNYAAAGDGVSPGDVVEAVLSAVEPERYE, encoded by the coding sequence ATGAGCGAATCCCCCCCGCAGCAGGAGCCGGCCCCCGCCGACCTGGCGACATTCGACGCGATCGGCGGGGCGATGGACCAACTCCGCGATGCGCTGGGCACGGTCATCGTCGGCCAAACCGACGCGGTCGACCTGCTGCTCTGCGCGCTGCTCTGCCGGGGACACGTCCTGGTCGTCGGCGTCCCCGGGCTCGCAAAGACGCTGCTCGTCCGCACCCTCGCACAGGCGGTCGGGCTCGACTTCAGCCGGATCCAGTTCACGCCCGACATGATGCCCAGCGACATTCTGGGCACCGAGCTCATCCAGGAAGACGAGCAAGGCGAACGCCACCTCCGCTTCGTCAAGGGCCCGGTCTTCGCGCAGCTCATCCTCGCCGACGAGATCAACCGCACCCCGCCCAAGACCCAGAGCGCGCTGCTCGAAGCCATGGCCGAACACCAGGTCACGTGCGCCGGCAAAACGATGCGGCTGGACGAGCCCTTCGTCGTCGTCGCGACGCAGAACCCGATCGAGCAGGAGGGCACCTACCCGCTGCCCGAGGCGCAGCTGGACCGGTTCATGTTCGCGCTCGACGTCGGGTACCCGACGCTTGACGAAGAAAAGACCATCGTTGCGCAGACCCCGCGCATCGCCGACGCCTCGGCCAAGGTCGAGCCGGTCCTCGACCGCGCGGCGCTGTTGCGGTTTGCGGATGCCGTGTGGCGCATGCCGGCCAGCGGGCACGTCGTGGACTACGCCGTGCGTCTCGCGCGGGCGACGCGGCCTGACGACGGCGAAGCGCCGGAGGCCGTGCGTCAATACGTCGGCTGGGGCGCGGGCCCCCGGGCCGGGCAAGCGCTGATCCACGGCGCCAAGGCGCTCGCCGCGATGGCGGGCGAGCCGACGCCGAGCGTGCTGCATGTGAAACGTATCGCGGGGGCGGTGCTGCGCCACCGTGTCCTGACGAACTACGCCGCCGCGGGCGATGGCGTCTCGCCGGGCGATGTGGTGGAGGCGGTCTTGAGCGCGGTCGAGCCCGAGCGGTACGAGTAG